The proteins below come from a single Crossiella sp. CA-258035 genomic window:
- a CDS encoding M50 family metallopeptidase: protein MISVQPAPPQWVVLTTALVALVVVLANGPWRLARNVVTIVHEAGHGLIAVLVGRRLSGIRLHSDTSGVTTSRGRPTGPGMVLTVLAGYIAPSLLGLGLAALLGAGMITLLLWVCTALLLLVLIMVRNVYGAVLLLVTGGALVAVSVLADSAVQAGFAYLVTWFLLIGGVRPVPELQRKRRRGRARDSDADQLARLTGLPGIFWVTVFGLVALGALALGGNWLLAEVLDGWSLRP from the coding sequence CTGATCAGTGTGCAACCGGCGCCGCCGCAGTGGGTCGTGCTGACGACGGCGCTGGTCGCGCTGGTCGTCGTGCTGGCCAACGGGCCGTGGCGGCTGGCGCGCAACGTGGTGACCATCGTGCACGAGGCAGGGCACGGGCTGATCGCGGTGCTGGTCGGGCGGCGGCTGAGCGGGATCCGGCTGCACTCGGACACCTCAGGCGTGACCACCTCCCGGGGCAGGCCGACCGGGCCGGGCATGGTCCTCACCGTCCTGGCCGGGTACATCGCGCCCTCGCTGCTCGGCCTCGGGCTGGCCGCGCTGCTCGGCGCGGGGATGATCACGCTGCTGCTGTGGGTGTGCACCGCGTTGCTGCTGCTGGTGCTGATCATGGTGCGCAACGTCTACGGCGCGGTGCTGCTGCTGGTCACCGGTGGCGCGCTGGTGGCGGTCTCGGTGCTGGCCGACAGCGCGGTACAGGCCGGGTTCGCCTACCTGGTGACCTGGTTCCTGCTGATCGGCGGGGTGCGGCCGGTGCCGGAGCTCCAGCGCAAGCGGCGGCGGGGCCGGGCCAGGGACTCCGACGCGGACCAGCTGGCCAGGCTCACCGGGCTGCCGGGGATCTTCTGGGTCACCGTGTTCGGGCTGGTGGCGCTGGGCGCGCTGGCGCTGGGCGGGAACTGGCTGCTGGCCGAGGTCCTGGACGGCTGGTCGCTGCGGCCCTGA
- the tsaD gene encoding tRNA (adenosine(37)-N6)-threonylcarbamoyltransferase complex transferase subunit TsaD: MIVLGIETSCDETGVGIVRRGPDGHLELLADEVASSVEEHARFGGVVPEIASRAHLQAMVPTMRRALDTAKLSLSDVDAVAVTAGPGLAGALLVGVSAAKAYASAAGKPLYGVNHLAGHVAADTLEHGPLPSRCLALLVSGGHSQLLLVEDLVSKITEIGATIDDAAGEAYDKVARVLDLPYPGGPPIDKLARQGNAKAIDFPRGLTGPRDARHMFSFSGLKTAVARWVEQRERAGEPIPVADVAASFQEAVADVLTMKAVRAATELGVGTLVISGGVAANSRLKELAAERCAAAGIELRVPRPRLCTDNGAMIAALGAHVVAAGADPSPLTLSADPSLPLVYGG, translated from the coding sequence ATGATCGTCCTGGGCATCGAGACCTCCTGCGACGAGACCGGCGTCGGCATCGTCCGGCGCGGTCCGGACGGCCACCTGGAGCTGCTGGCCGACGAGGTCGCCTCCAGCGTCGAGGAGCACGCCCGCTTCGGCGGCGTGGTGCCCGAGATCGCCAGCCGGGCGCACCTGCAGGCCATGGTGCCCACCATGCGCAGGGCGCTGGACACCGCGAAGCTGTCACTGTCCGATGTGGACGCCGTCGCGGTCACCGCCGGACCGGGGCTCGCGGGCGCGCTGCTGGTCGGGGTGTCGGCGGCCAAGGCCTACGCCAGCGCGGCGGGCAAGCCGCTGTACGGGGTGAACCACCTGGCCGGGCACGTGGCCGCGGACACCCTGGAGCACGGCCCGCTGCCCAGTCGCTGCCTCGCGCTGCTGGTCTCCGGCGGGCACAGCCAGCTGCTGCTGGTGGAGGACCTGGTCAGCAAGATCACCGAGATCGGCGCCACCATCGACGACGCCGCGGGCGAGGCCTACGACAAGGTGGCCAGGGTGCTCGACCTGCCCTACCCCGGCGGCCCGCCCATCGACAAGCTGGCCAGGCAGGGCAACGCCAAGGCCATCGACTTCCCGCGCGGCCTGACCGGCCCGAGGGACGCGCGGCACATGTTCTCCTTCTCCGGCCTCAAGACCGCGGTGGCCCGCTGGGTCGAACAGCGGGAGCGCGCGGGCGAGCCGATCCCGGTGGCCGATGTCGCGGCCAGCTTCCAGGAGGCGGTCGCGGACGTGCTCACCATGAAGGCGGTGCGCGCGGCCACCGAGCTGGGCGTGGGCACGCTGGTGATCTCCGGCGGGGTGGCGGCCAACTCGCGGCTCAAGGAGCTGGCGGCCGAGCGCTGCGCGGCGGCCGGGATCGAGCTGCGGGTGCCCAGGCCCAGGCTGTGCACCGACAACGGCGCGATGATCGCCGCGCTGGGCGCGCACGTGGTGGCCGCCGGTGCGGACCCCTCGCCGCTGACGCTGTCCGCGGACCCCTCGCTACCGCTGGTCTACGGCGGCTGA
- the rimI gene encoding ribosomal protein S18-alanine N-acetyltransferase, with product MTVHIGPLRREDLKRCAEMEAELFAGDDPWSEPAFAAEIDAGHHYVGAYAEGELIGYAGIALLVGPPQAEAEVHTIAVHPDWQGNGIGKALLLDLLAHVAQVNATVFLEVRTDNEPAIALYERQGFEKLGVRKRYYQPSGADAFTMRRTPTAESRTA from the coding sequence ATGACCGTCCACATCGGACCGTTGCGCCGCGAGGACCTCAAGCGCTGCGCGGAGATGGAGGCGGAGCTCTTCGCCGGGGACGACCCCTGGTCCGAGCCCGCCTTCGCCGCCGAGATCGACGCCGGGCACCACTACGTCGGCGCCTACGCCGAGGGCGAGCTGATCGGCTACGCCGGGATCGCGCTGCTGGTCGGCCCGCCGCAGGCGGAGGCCGAGGTGCACACCATCGCGGTGCACCCGGACTGGCAGGGCAACGGCATCGGCAAGGCGCTGCTGCTCGACCTGCTGGCGCACGTGGCCCAGGTGAACGCCACCGTGTTCCTGGAGGTGCGCACCGACAACGAACCGGCCATCGCGCTCTACGAACGGCAGGGCTTCGAGAAGCTCGGCGTGCGCAAGCGCTACTACCAGCCCTCCGGCGCGGACGCCTTCACCATGCGCCGGACGCCCACCGCAGAGAGCAGAACAGCATGA
- the tsaB gene encoding tRNA (adenosine(37)-N6)-threonylcarbamoyltransferase complex dimerization subunit type 1 TsaB has translation MLVLALDTATPAITAGVVALADSGPRLLAERVTLDPRAAGELLTPQVHQVAEAAGIALAELAAIVTGAGPGPFTSLRAGMVTAAAFGQALDKPVHPVSTLDAIAAGASHEAGLLVVTDARRREVYWSAYDAAGRNVTGPRVDRPDAVAELLTGELAGLGITQVAGHVAAQHAELFGLAVLAAEYPTPVGLVRAAESALSGEPAPLTPLYLRRPDAVEPAGRKRVSPA, from the coding sequence GTGCTCGTGCTCGCCCTGGACACCGCCACCCCCGCCATCACCGCGGGGGTCGTCGCGCTGGCGGACTCCGGTCCGCGGCTGCTCGCCGAGCGGGTGACCCTCGATCCGAGAGCGGCCGGCGAGCTGCTCACCCCGCAGGTGCACCAGGTCGCGGAGGCGGCCGGGATCGCGCTGGCCGAGCTGGCCGCGATCGTCACCGGCGCCGGTCCTGGCCCGTTCACCAGCCTGCGCGCGGGCATGGTCACCGCGGCCGCGTTCGGGCAAGCCCTGGACAAGCCGGTGCACCCGGTCTCCACCCTGGACGCGATCGCCGCGGGCGCGAGCCACGAGGCCGGGCTGCTGGTGGTCACCGACGCCCGCCGCCGCGAGGTGTACTGGTCGGCCTACGACGCGGCCGGGCGCAACGTCACCGGCCCGCGGGTGGACCGCCCGGACGCGGTGGCCGAGCTGCTCACCGGCGAGCTGGCCGGGCTGGGCATCACCCAGGTCGCCGGGCACGTCGCCGCCCAGCACGCCGAGCTGTTCGGCCTGGCCGTGCTGGCCGCGGAGTACCCGACCCCGGTGGGCCTGGTGCGTGCCGCGGAGTCCGCGCTCTCCGGCGAGCCCGCGCCGCTCACCCCGCTCTACCTGCGCCGCCCGGACGCGGTGGAACCCGCCGGCCGCAAGCGGGTGAGCCCGGCATGA
- a CDS encoding M14 family zinc carboxypeptidase, protein MLTRRRRHRLTVVAAAVLTAGTALLGTPVAGAAPAQPERVTKGEDPANGPDRNEVAATDTPAGRSGLRAHGANKVTKKDGYPRQTQLRVFPEEPSDSSIKLGLAPYHSIAPKLNEIQQRSDRVSVEVVGQSGLGRDLYLVTLTAPERPQETRQQDAWRAEIENDPRSAARDNRLRREYKAPVWINANIHGDEYEGTDGALRMIDYLATTSDRKALELLRQHRVYFNVSANPDGRVSGVRANANNFDLNRDFVTSSQPEGRVMRDLAIRTQPVAMLDEHGYVGGTLIEPTGPPHGQNYDFDLYIKHGYAAGLKMEQGVKALGHAEAQNVQIPFRDYPVGEWDGWAPVFTAQYAMFHGAVAYTIEVPLQVNRGAYQSLPVSELRRRAAVNTDVVESTIRSTLDYVSANRADMISNQIEVFRRGAAGEALRPIPDGFVPGFGPEDRYSTKFPRAYVIPAGPTQRSGAAAARLVDHLVAHDVRVTRAERAFSLNGRTYPAGSYVVDMHQAKRALANVMLEQGGDVSERAPLMYDISGWSHRLLWGASVDVAVSGDLRVQGKPVAAASPTGGVDAAPGKDLTLTVRDGKDASAVNDLLGRGIELRRRADGSIVVPASARVDAIQVADRYGVRFGLAATGEPGSPLRRLTIAAAVGPDELFALRDMGFDVRPVSTTVLNNGFDLSRMDVLFASSGLSFTGLNPAAKTALQAFLARGGVVTRGATGSAFNTQAGLLPVKPVQGKGDANGVVTVTNNAAGVIGAEALPNSFVYSPQWFTEIGAGVTVEQRYGNGNPLASGHWTSNEDGSGGPAAAGGQAAVVSGTDESGARVVLFGTEPMFRAHPKGLYSQVANAIYWSATR, encoded by the coding sequence GTGCTGACACGCCGTAGAAGACACCGCCTGACGGTGGTGGCCGCCGCGGTGCTCACCGCGGGCACCGCGCTGCTGGGGACGCCGGTGGCCGGTGCCGCTCCCGCGCAGCCGGAGCGGGTGACCAAGGGCGAGGACCCGGCCAACGGCCCCGACCGCAACGAGGTCGCGGCCACCGACACCCCGGCCGGGCGCAGCGGCCTGCGCGCCCACGGTGCGAACAAGGTCACCAAGAAGGACGGTTATCCCAGGCAGACCCAGCTGCGGGTGTTCCCGGAGGAGCCCAGCGACTCCTCGATCAAGCTCGGTCTCGCCCCGTACCACTCGATCGCGCCCAAGCTGAACGAGATCCAGCAGCGCAGCGACCGGGTGTCGGTGGAGGTGGTCGGCCAGTCGGGTCTCGGGCGGGACCTGTACCTGGTCACCCTGACCGCGCCGGAGCGCCCGCAGGAGACCAGGCAGCAGGACGCCTGGCGCGCGGAGATCGAGAACGACCCGCGCTCGGCGGCTCGGGACAACCGGCTGCGCCGGGAGTACAAGGCGCCGGTGTGGATCAACGCGAACATCCACGGCGACGAGTACGAGGGCACCGACGGCGCCCTGCGCATGATCGACTACCTGGCCACCACCAGCGACCGCAAGGCGCTGGAGCTGCTGCGGCAGCACCGGGTCTACTTCAACGTCTCGGCCAACCCGGACGGCCGGGTGAGCGGGGTCCGGGCGAACGCGAACAACTTCGACCTCAACCGCGACTTCGTCACCTCCTCCCAGCCGGAGGGCCGGGTGATGCGGGACCTGGCGATCCGCACCCAGCCGGTGGCCATGCTGGACGAGCACGGCTACGTCGGCGGCACCCTGATCGAGCCGACCGGCCCGCCGCACGGCCAGAACTACGACTTCGACCTCTACATCAAGCACGGTTACGCGGCCGGCCTGAAGATGGAGCAGGGCGTCAAGGCGCTCGGCCACGCCGAGGCGCAGAACGTGCAGATCCCGTTCCGGGACTACCCGGTCGGCGAGTGGGACGGCTGGGCGCCGGTGTTCACCGCGCAGTACGCCATGTTCCACGGCGCGGTGGCTTACACCATCGAGGTTCCGTTGCAGGTCAACCGGGGCGCGTACCAGAGCCTGCCGGTCAGCGAGCTGCGCAGGCGGGCCGCGGTCAACACCGACGTGGTGGAGTCGACCATCCGCAGCACCCTGGACTACGTCTCGGCCAACCGCGCGGACATGATCTCCAACCAGATCGAGGTCTTCCGCCGCGGCGCGGCCGGTGAGGCGCTGCGGCCGATCCCGGACGGCTTCGTGCCCGGCTTCGGCCCGGAAGACCGGTACAGCACCAAGTTCCCGCGCGCCTACGTCATCCCGGCCGGTCCGACTCAGCGCTCCGGCGCGGCCGCGGCCCGGCTGGTGGACCACCTGGTCGCGCACGACGTGCGGGTGACCAGGGCGGAGCGGGCGTTCTCGCTCAACGGCCGGACCTACCCGGCTGGCTCGTACGTGGTGGACATGCACCAGGCCAAGCGGGCGCTGGCCAACGTGATGCTGGAGCAGGGCGGGGACGTCTCCGAGCGGGCGCCGCTGATGTACGACATCTCCGGCTGGAGCCACCGCCTGCTCTGGGGCGCCTCGGTGGACGTGGCCGTCTCCGGCGACCTGCGGGTGCAGGGCAAGCCGGTGGCCGCGGCCTCGCCGACCGGTGGCGTGGACGCCGCGCCGGGCAAGGACCTCACGCTGACCGTGCGCGACGGCAAGGATGCCAGCGCGGTCAACGACCTGCTCGGCCGGGGCATCGAGCTGCGCCGCCGCGCGGACGGCTCGATCGTCGTGCCCGCCTCGGCGCGGGTGGACGCGATCCAGGTCGCCGACCGCTACGGCGTGCGCTTCGGCCTGGCCGCCACCGGCGAGCCGGGCAGCCCGCTGCGCAGGCTCACCATCGCGGCCGCGGTCGGCCCGGACGAGCTGTTCGCGTTGCGGGACATGGGCTTCGACGTGCGGCCGGTGTCCACCACGGTGCTCAACAACGGTTTCGACCTCAGCCGGATGGATGTGCTCTTCGCCTCCTCCGGGCTGTCCTTCACCGGCCTCAACCCGGCCGCGAAGACCGCGTTGCAGGCGTTCCTGGCCCGTGGTGGCGTGGTCACCCGCGGCGCCACCGGCAGCGCGTTCAACACCCAGGCGGGGCTGCTGCCGGTGAAGCCGGTGCAGGGCAAGGGCGATGCCAACGGCGTGGTCACGGTGACCAACAACGCGGCCGGGGTCATCGGCGCGGAGGCGCTGCCGAACTCCTTCGTCTACTCGCCGCAGTGGTTCACCGAGATCGGCGCCGGGGTGACCGTGGAACAGCGCTACGGCAACGGGAACCCGCTCGCCTCCGGGCACTGGACGTCCAATGAGGACGGTTCCGGCGGCCCGGCGGCGGCCGGTGGCCAGGCCGCGGTGGTCTCGGGCACGGACGAGTCCGGCGCGCGGGTGGTGCTCTTCGGCACCGAGCCGATGTTCCGGGCGCACCCGAAGGGGCTGTACAGCCAGGTCGCGAACGCCATCTACTGGTCCGCGACCCGCTGA
- the tsaE gene encoding tRNA (adenosine(37)-N6)-threonylcarbamoyltransferase complex ATPase subunit type 1 TsaE yields MTTVDSALWTIELPQVADTEAFGARLGALLAAGDLVLLAGPLGAGKTALTRGIAAGLGVRGQVSSPTFVIARAHKPGERGIPLVHVDAYRLSGFDELEDLDLETDLTTSAVVVEWGEGVAEGLAEEHLLIRLERREDEVRVATVSGTPRLLAGLRQG; encoded by the coding sequence ATGACCACTGTGGACAGTGCACTGTGGACGATCGAACTGCCCCAGGTGGCGGACACCGAGGCATTCGGCGCCCGGCTCGGCGCGCTGCTGGCCGCCGGTGACCTGGTGCTGCTCGCCGGGCCGCTCGGCGCCGGGAAGACCGCGCTGACCAGGGGGATCGCCGCCGGTCTTGGCGTGCGCGGGCAGGTCAGCTCGCCGACCTTCGTGATCGCCAGGGCGCACAAGCCGGGCGAGCGCGGCATCCCGCTGGTGCACGTGGACGCCTACCGGCTCAGCGGTTTCGACGAGCTGGAGGACCTGGACCTGGAGACCGACCTGACCACCTCGGCGGTCGTGGTCGAGTGGGGCGAGGGCGTGGCCGAGGGGCTGGCCGAGGAGCACCTGCTGATCCGGCTGGAGCGGCGCGAGGACGAGGTGCGGGTGGCCACGGTGTCGGGCACGCCCCGGCTGCTGGCCGGACTGCGCCAAGGCTGA
- a CDS encoding alpha/beta hydrolase, whose amino-acid sequence MNRIWRAVGIAGGVLGAAVGAGAVGAATQTRRIKAQRAGGAEDDPFTDEELGELRPDRQSTVAADDGTPLACEEVDPADGGKAELTVVLVHGYTLDRRCWHFQRRDLPELVDPRIRLVLYDQRSHGRSGRAGRDTATIEQLGRDLDAVLRALAPDGPLVLVGHSMGGMTIMALAEQQPELFVDRVRGVALIGTAAGKVGSSGLPRPLLSRYNPVTLGVGKVAGTLPGVVEWVRKVGGEITWSVVRRLAFGDREVSPSLVDLMDRMIDDTPVEVMTDFLSTLETHNRYAALAGLRHCTVLVLGGDADRLTPYSHSEAIAAELPDAELVRATGAGHMVMLEQAGLVTGKLTELIRRCASPGSGKRWWRKA is encoded by the coding sequence ATGAACCGGATCTGGCGCGCCGTCGGCATCGCGGGCGGCGTGCTCGGCGCGGCCGTCGGCGCGGGCGCGGTCGGCGCGGCCACCCAGACCCGCCGGATCAAGGCCCAGCGCGCGGGCGGCGCCGAGGACGACCCGTTCACCGACGAGGAGCTGGGCGAGCTGCGCCCGGACCGGCAGTCCACCGTGGCCGCCGACGACGGCACGCCGCTGGCCTGCGAGGAGGTCGACCCGGCCGACGGCGGCAAGGCCGAGCTGACCGTGGTGCTGGTGCACGGCTACACCCTGGACCGCCGCTGCTGGCACTTCCAGCGCCGGGACCTGCCCGAGCTGGTCGACCCGCGGATCCGGCTGGTGCTCTACGACCAGCGCTCGCACGGCCGCTCCGGCCGCGCGGGCAGGGACACCGCGACCATCGAGCAGCTGGGCCGGGACCTGGACGCGGTGCTGCGCGCGCTGGCCCCGGACGGGCCGCTGGTGCTCGTCGGGCACTCCATGGGCGGTATGACGATCATGGCGCTGGCCGAGCAGCAGCCCGAGCTGTTCGTGGACCGGGTGCGCGGGGTCGCGCTGATCGGCACCGCGGCGGGCAAGGTGGGCAGCTCCGGCCTGCCCCGGCCGCTGCTGTCCCGGTACAACCCGGTGACCCTGGGCGTGGGCAAGGTGGCCGGCACGCTGCCCGGCGTGGTCGAGTGGGTGCGCAAGGTGGGCGGCGAGATCACCTGGAGCGTGGTGCGGCGGCTGGCCTTCGGCGACCGCGAGGTGAGCCCCTCGCTGGTGGACCTGATGGACCGGATGATCGACGACACCCCGGTCGAGGTGATGACCGACTTCCTGTCCACCCTGGAGACGCACAACCGGTACGCCGCGCTGGCCGGCCTTCGGCACTGCACGGTGCTGGTGCTGGGCGGCGACGCGGACCGGCTGACCCCGTACTCGCACTCCGAGGCCATCGCGGCCGAGCTGCCGGACGCCGAGCTGGTGCGCGCCACCGGGGCCGGGCACATGGTGATGCTGGAGCAGGCCGGGCTGGTGACCGGGAAACTGACCGAACTCATCCGGCGCTGTGCCAGCCCCGGGAGCGGAAAGCGTTGGTGGCGAAAGGCATGA
- the alr gene encoding alanine racemase: MADQTRSARAETVIDTAALRHNYAHLAGLAAASGAATMAVVKADGYGHGAVEVAKAALTAGVTWIGVAAPEEALELRAAGITAPVLCWLYPVEQDFSAAIAAEVDLSVSSRAELAGVLAGVAATGRAARIHIKVDTGLSRNGAEPGSWQGLFEAAAKAAADGAVEVVGLWSHLASADEPDSPATDQQAEVFAQAYRTALELGLRPMRHLANSAATLLRPDLHFDLVRVGIAGYGLNPVPGHGGEQLRPAMTFRSSVSRVKRVPAGTGVSYGLTWTAPAETSLALVPVGYADGVPRALSGRMEVFLGGRRLPVVGRICMDQIVVDCGDAEVAEGDEVILFGPGDQGEPTAQEWADKIGTIHYEIVTGMYRPRVRRSYRGRG, translated from the coding sequence ATGGCTGACCAGACGCGCTCCGCCCGCGCCGAGACCGTGATCGACACGGCGGCGCTGCGGCACAACTACGCCCACCTGGCCGGGCTGGCCGCCGCCTCCGGCGCGGCGACCATGGCCGTGGTCAAGGCCGACGGCTACGGCCACGGCGCGGTCGAGGTGGCGAAGGCCGCGCTGACCGCCGGGGTGACCTGGATCGGGGTGGCCGCGCCGGAGGAGGCGCTGGAACTGCGCGCCGCCGGGATCACCGCGCCCGTGCTGTGCTGGCTGTACCCGGTGGAGCAGGACTTCAGCGCGGCCATCGCCGCCGAGGTCGACCTGTCGGTGTCCTCGCGGGCCGAGCTGGCCGGGGTGCTGGCGGGGGTGGCGGCGACCGGGCGGGCCGCGCGGATCCACATCAAGGTGGACACCGGCCTGTCCCGCAACGGGGCCGAGCCGGGCAGCTGGCAAGGCCTGTTCGAGGCGGCGGCCAAGGCCGCGGCCGACGGCGCGGTCGAGGTGGTCGGCCTGTGGTCGCACCTGGCCAGCGCGGACGAGCCGGACAGCCCGGCCACCGACCAGCAGGCCGAGGTCTTCGCGCAGGCCTACCGGACCGCGCTGGAGCTGGGCCTGCGGCCGATGCGGCACCTGGCCAACTCCGCGGCCACCCTGCTGCGGCCTGACCTGCACTTCGACCTGGTCCGGGTGGGCATCGCGGGCTACGGCCTGAACCCGGTGCCCGGCCACGGCGGCGAGCAGCTGCGCCCGGCGATGACCTTCCGCTCCAGCGTGAGCAGGGTGAAGCGGGTGCCGGCCGGGACCGGCGTGTCCTACGGCCTGACCTGGACCGCGCCCGCGGAGACCAGCCTGGCCCTGGTGCCGGTGGGCTACGCCGACGGCGTGCCCAGGGCACTCTCCGGCCGGATGGAGGTCTTCCTGGGCGGGCGGCGGCTGCCGGTGGTCGGCCGGATCTGCATGGACCAGATCGTGGTGGACTGCGGCGACGCCGAGGTGGCCGAGGGCGACGAGGTCATCCTGTTCGGGCCGGGTGACCAGGGCGAACCCACCGCGCAGGAGTGGGCTGACAAGATCGGCACCATCCACTACGAGATCGTCACCGGCATGTACCGGCCGCGGGTGCGGCGCAGCTACCGGGGCCGCGGATGA
- a CDS encoding aldolase/citrate lyase family protein has protein sequence MDLDAIAGELDRQLSTVDFERDRAYPGDPGGRQPVHTVYVPADRVRPGLAAAWGAQARAALAEHAPDGAALAAATGVDGAAGLRGRVLAKLTAEPIEDLRVDLEDGFGAPGEAEEDAAARSAGRALREDLAAGTAPPFCGVRPKGLEPALRRRGLRSLALLLTELVDGGLPPGFVITFPKVTSAAQVTSAVWLCGRLEQELGLAEGTLRFELQVETTQAILGPDGRATVAEMVHASEGRCAGLHYGTYDYSAACGVTAALQSMAHPVAEHARMVMLLAAAGTGVRLSDGSTNILPVGGSAEVHAGWRLHARLVRRSLDSAYYQGWDLHPHQLPTRFLATYAFYREAFPAAAARLRAYRDRIAGTVLDEPATAQALAIGLVRGLDCGALAAEEVEQAVGAQRAELEVLARRRIG, from the coding sequence GTGGACCTGGACGCGATAGCGGGCGAGCTCGACCGGCAACTATCCACTGTGGACTTCGAGCGGGACCGGGCCTATCCGGGCGATCCCGGCGGGCGGCAACCGGTGCACACCGTCTACGTGCCGGCCGACCGGGTCCGGCCAGGACTGGCCGCGGCCTGGGGCGCGCAGGCGCGGGCGGCGCTGGCCGAGCACGCCCCGGACGGGGCCGCGCTGGCCGCGGCCACCGGGGTGGACGGCGCGGCCGGGCTGCGCGGCCGGGTGCTGGCCAAGCTGACCGCGGAGCCGATCGAGGACCTGCGGGTCGACCTGGAGGACGGCTTCGGCGCACCCGGCGAGGCCGAGGAGGACGCGGCGGCCCGCTCGGCCGGGCGGGCGCTGCGCGAGGACCTGGCGGCAGGCACCGCGCCGCCGTTCTGCGGCGTGCGGCCCAAGGGCCTGGAACCTGCGCTGCGGCGGCGCGGGCTGCGCAGCCTGGCGCTGTTGCTGACCGAGCTGGTCGACGGCGGGCTGCCGCCGGGGTTCGTGATCACCTTCCCGAAGGTCACCTCGGCCGCGCAGGTCACCTCCGCGGTGTGGCTGTGCGGGCGGCTGGAGCAGGAGCTCGGGCTGGCCGAGGGCACGCTGCGGTTCGAGCTCCAGGTGGAGACCACCCAGGCGATCCTGGGCCCGGACGGGCGGGCCACCGTGGCCGAGATGGTGCACGCCAGCGAGGGCCGGTGCGCCGGGCTGCACTACGGCACCTACGACTACAGCGCGGCCTGCGGGGTCACCGCGGCGCTGCAGAGCATGGCCCACCCGGTGGCCGAGCACGCCCGGATGGTGATGCTGCTGGCCGCGGCGGGCACCGGGGTGCGGCTGTCCGACGGGTCCACCAACATCCTGCCGGTGGGCGGCAGCGCCGAGGTGCACGCGGGCTGGCGGCTGCACGCCCGGCTGGTCCGGCGGTCCCTGGACAGCGCCTACTACCAGGGCTGGGACCTGCACCCGCACCAGCTGCCCACCCGGTTCCTGGCCACCTACGCCTTCTACCGGGAGGCCTTCCCGGCCGCGGCCGCGCGGCTGCGCGCCTACCGGGACCGGATCGCGGGCACCGTGCTGGACGAGCCGGCCACCGCGCAGGCGCTGGCGATCGGGCTGGTGCGCGGGCTGGACTGCGGGGCGCTGGCGGCCGAGGAGGTCGAGCAGGCGGTGGGCGCGCAGCGGGCCGAGCTGGAGGTGCTGGCGCGGCGGCGGATCGGCTGA